One Elusimicrobiota bacterium DNA window includes the following coding sequences:
- a CDS encoding DUF5989 family protein, with the protein MLKKMLRKFSVLGELLSFFWENKMWWIIPMVLVLVLIGLLLIFGQATGIAPFVYTLF; encoded by the coding sequence ATGCTGAAAAAAATGTTGAGGAAATTCTCAGTTTTAGGTGAGCTGTTATCGTTTTTCTGGGAAAACAAGATGTGGTGGATTATACCGATGGTGCTTGTTTTGGTTTTGATTGGGTTACTATTGATTTTCGGTCAGGCAACAGGAATTGCACCATTTGTTTATACTTTATTTTGA
- a CDS encoding carbamoyltransferase: MYILGVSCYFHDAAAAIICDGQLIAAAEEERFSRKKHDYNFPKSAIQFCLETANITPDKLDYVVFYEKPFVKFQRILLTILKEFPHSQRVFTDAIRTWLLDKLWIKGLLLEKFNIAEDRVLFLDHHLSHASGAFLISPFKESAILTVDGVGEWATTSVGHGSNTKITLLEEMVFPFSVGLLYSTFTAFLGFEVNEGEYKVMGMAPYGKPNYVDKIYKIVDIADDGSFSLDMDYFAYHRSSTTSYSKKFVKLFGPPRPPKLHFFTKSSGYPSYFGEKPENYDELCEKNQYYADLASSIQDITEEILVKMANYLYKKTHLDKLCIGGGVALNCVANARILRETPFKQIFIQPATGDSGGAVGAALYLWNSILGNKRDFVMNHACWGKRYSNQYIKNFLDSLKIKYKFIQNENELIEKVTNAIIDGKVIGWFHDRFEWGPRALGNRSILADPRREDMKDIINTKIKFREPYRPFAPSVLVEYSEDFFELPQTIENYPARFMLLTTNVKKDKIPKIPAITHIDGTARIQTVFRDTNPRYYKLIENFYKKTEIPLLLNTSFNLKGEPIVNTPENAYSTFTRSELDMLVLENFIVKK; the protein is encoded by the coding sequence ATGTATATTTTAGGTGTTTCTTGTTATTTTCATGATGCAGCAGCGGCTATTATATGCGACGGCCAACTGATTGCTGCTGCTGAAGAGGAACGGTTCTCCAGAAAAAAGCACGATTATAATTTCCCGAAATCGGCTATTCAATTCTGTCTTGAGACTGCAAACATCACACCTGATAAGTTGGATTACGTTGTATTTTATGAGAAGCCGTTTGTCAAGTTTCAGCGAATACTTTTAACTATTCTGAAGGAATTTCCTCACTCACAACGGGTGTTCACGGACGCAATCAGAACCTGGTTGCTGGACAAGTTGTGGATTAAGGGATTGCTTTTAGAGAAGTTTAACATTGCTGAAGACAGAGTTTTGTTTTTAGACCATCATTTATCACATGCATCAGGTGCGTTTTTAATCAGCCCATTCAAAGAATCAGCAATTCTTACAGTAGATGGCGTCGGCGAATGGGCAACTACTAGCGTCGGCCACGGTTCTAATACCAAAATTACACTTTTGGAAGAAATGGTATTTCCTTTTTCGGTTGGATTGCTTTACAGTACATTTACCGCCTTTTTGGGATTTGAAGTCAACGAAGGTGAATATAAAGTTATGGGTATGGCACCTTACGGTAAACCAAATTATGTTGATAAAATCTATAAAATAGTTGATATTGCCGACGACGGCTCGTTTTCGTTGGATATGGATTATTTCGCATACCATCGTTCATCTACCACAAGTTATAGTAAGAAATTTGTAAAACTATTTGGTCCACCAAGACCGCCGAAACTACACTTCTTTACTAAGTCATCTGGTTATCCATCTTATTTCGGTGAAAAACCAGAAAATTACGACGAACTTTGCGAAAAGAATCAGTACTATGCAGATCTCGCATCAAGTATTCAGGATATAACCGAAGAAATTTTGGTTAAAATGGCAAACTATTTATACAAAAAAACACATCTTGACAAACTCTGTATTGGTGGAGGAGTGGCACTGAATTGTGTGGCAAACGCTAGAATTTTAAGAGAAACACCGTTTAAGCAAATTTTTATTCAGCCTGCAACAGGTGATAGTGGTGGGGCGGTTGGTGCTGCATTGTATTTATGGAATAGTATTCTCGGGAACAAACGGGATTTTGTAATGAATCATGCCTGTTGGGGAAAAAGATATTCTAATCAATATATTAAAAACTTTCTGGATTCATTAAAAATAAAATATAAATTTATTCAGAATGAAAACGAACTTATTGAAAAAGTCACTAATGCTATTATTGATGGCAAAGTTATCGGTTGGTTCCATGACAGATTTGAATGGGGTCCCCGAGCACTTGGCAACAGAAGTATCTTAGCCGACCCAAGACGAGAGGATATGAAAGATATCATCAATACCAAGATTAAATTCAGAGAGCCATACAGACCATTCGCACCGTCAGTGCTCGTAGAATACTCAGAAGACTTTTTTGAACTGCCTCAAACAATTGAAAATTATCCTGCACGGTTTATGCTTTTAACCACAAATGTGAAAAAAGACAAAATCCCAAAAATACCTGCTATTACACATATTGATGGCACCGCCAGAATTCAAACTGTTTTTAGAGATACTAATCCACGGTACTATAAACTTATAGAAAACTTCTACAAAAAAACAGAAATACCACTACTTTTGAATACTTCTTTTAACTTAAAAGGTGAACCAATTGTTAATACTCCCGAAAACGCTTACAGTACCTTTACAAGAAGCGAACTGGATATGCTTGTCTTAGAAAATTTTATAGTTAAAAAATAA
- a CDS encoding GDP-L-fucose synthase — protein sequence MNLSNKKITVTGGAGFLGSYVVEKLREHGCKNVFVPRSKDYNLVEIEAVKRLYQNSKPDIVIHLAAVVGGIGANRERPGEFFYNNLMMGAQLMEIGRQVGIEKFVALGTICCYPKFSPVPFKEENLWNGYPEETNAPYGLAKKMLLVQAQAYRQQYGFNAIFLMPVNLYGPGDNFDPKSSHVIPALIKKCFDAIKDSKDEIIVWGTGKATREFLYVEDCAEAIVLATEKYNKPEPINIGAGFEISIKELVGLIVKLTGFKGKIIWDSTKPDGQPRRYLDTSKAEKKFGFKPKTSFKAGLKKTIDRYREEIWKKAK from the coding sequence ATGAATTTATCTAATAAAAAAATTACGGTTACTGGTGGTGCGGGATTCTTAGGTTCCTATGTAGTAGAGAAACTAAGAGAGCATGGTTGTAAAAATGTTTTTGTTCCGAGAAGCAAAGATTACAATCTTGTAGAAATTGAAGCAGTAAAGCGATTATATCAGAATTCAAAACCGGATATTGTAATTCATTTAGCAGCAGTCGTCGGCGGAATTGGTGCTAATAGAGAAAGACCTGGGGAGTTTTTTTATAACAATTTAATGATGGGTGCACAACTTATGGAAATAGGCAGACAGGTCGGTATTGAAAAATTCGTTGCCCTGGGAACTATCTGCTGCTATCCAAAATTTAGCCCGGTGCCTTTTAAAGAAGAAAACTTATGGAATGGTTATCCTGAGGAAACAAATGCACCATATGGCTTAGCAAAGAAAATGCTTTTAGTTCAAGCACAGGCATATCGTCAACAATACGGTTTTAATGCAATTTTCCTTATGCCAGTAAACCTCTACGGTCCGGGTGATAATTTTGACCCTAAATCATCACATGTGATACCAGCACTGATTAAAAAATGCTTTGATGCAATAAAAGATAGCAAAGATGAAATTATTGTCTGGGGAACAGGAAAAGCCACGCGAGAATTTTTATATGTTGAAGATTGTGCAGAAGCAATTGTATTAGCTACAGAAAAATACAACAAACCAGAGCCAATAAACATCGGTGCAGGATTTGAAATATCTATAAAGGAATTAGTTGGACTTATCGTAAAACTTACAGGCTTTAAAGGTAAAATTATCTGGGATAGCACAAAGCCCGACGGTCAACCAAGAAGATACCTTGATACATCAAAGGCAGAAAAAAAGTTTGGGTTTAAACCAAAAACTTCATTTAAAGCAGGACTTAAAAAAACTATCGACCGGTATAGAGAAGAAATATGGAAAAAAGCGAAATAA
- the asnB gene encoding asparagine synthase (glutamine-hydrolyzing) translates to MCGIVGIYNFGNNKSVKKETITQMCNIIRHRGPDSEGYYLSNSKFQIPNSEFSIGLGVRRLAIIDLQTGNQPIHNEDKTLWIVLNGEIYNFQELRNELERKHKFYTKSDTEVIVHLYEDFGEKCVQHLRGMFAFAIWDDKNKKLFIAKDRIGKKPFYYTLLNGSFIFASEIKSILTHLCKLPEIDSEAIDLFLTYQYIPSPKTIFKNINSLPPAHTLTCNKNGKVNTEKYWDLDFTKKTDLSFDESCQKTKDLLMEATKLRTISEVPLGAFLSGGHDSSVIVGLMSELSTQPVKTFSIGFEEADFSELKYAKIVAKHFKTAHHEFIVKPNFIEILPKLIWHYGQPFADASALPSYIVANETKKFVTVALNGDGGDETFGGYLRYKAMKGALYFSPLFRMLGKKLTGKIANLIPHTETAVGKNIFRYISRFIQGLPNRAATRNIQWHCYFTNEIKENLYTDNMKKNLYNNAYKYLTEIFENAPAKNIMDRTFYTDIKAYLPECLLVKMDIASMANSLEARSPFLDHKVLEFSASLPSSWKLHGLTTKYILKKSFNDFLPKEILHRSKMGFGIPIGKWFRTEWKNYFKEMVLSDKSINRGYFQREVIEQMFYEHISGKRDHGYRMWALLMLELWHRVYIDKVLGKK, encoded by the coding sequence ATGTGTGGAATAGTTGGAATTTATAACTTTGGAAATAATAAATCAGTGAAAAAAGAAACTATTACACAAATGTGTAATATCATTAGACACCGCGGACCTGATTCAGAAGGATACTATCTGTCAAATTCCAAATTCCAAATTCCAAATTCCGAATTTTCCATCGGATTAGGAGTACGGCGACTGGCTATTATTGATTTACAAACGGGCAATCAGCCGATACATAACGAGGATAAAACACTGTGGATTGTGCTTAATGGTGAGATTTACAATTTTCAAGAATTGCGTAATGAACTTGAAAGAAAACATAAATTCTATACAAAATCTGATACGGAAGTTATAGTACATCTGTACGAGGACTTTGGCGAAAAATGTGTTCAACATCTTCGGGGTATGTTCGCTTTTGCAATCTGGGACGACAAAAACAAAAAACTTTTTATAGCAAAAGATAGAATCGGAAAGAAACCGTTTTATTATACACTACTTAACGGTTCGTTTATATTTGCTTCCGAAATAAAATCAATACTTACACATTTGTGTAAGTTACCAGAGATAGATTCAGAAGCAATTGACCTTTTCTTAACATATCAATATATCCCATCACCAAAAACGATTTTTAAGAATATAAACTCGCTGCCTCCTGCACATACACTTACCTGCAATAAAAACGGAAAAGTTAACACGGAAAAATACTGGGATTTGGATTTTACAAAAAAAACGGATTTATCTTTTGACGAATCCTGCCAAAAAACAAAAGATTTATTGATGGAAGCAACAAAACTGCGGACTATTTCTGAGGTACCACTCGGTGCATTTCTATCTGGTGGACATGATTCCAGTGTTATCGTTGGACTGATGAGTGAACTTTCTACACAACCAGTAAAAACGTTTTCTATCGGTTTTGAAGAGGCGGATTTCTCAGAATTAAAATATGCGAAAATTGTCGCAAAACATTTTAAAACTGCCCATCACGAGTTTATTGTTAAACCAAACTTTATAGAAATTTTGCCAAAACTTATCTGGCATTACGGGCAGCCGTTTGCAGACGCTTCGGCACTGCCGTCGTACATAGTTGCCAATGAGACGAAAAAATTCGTCACCGTCGCTTTAAACGGCGATGGCGGCGATGAAACTTTCGGTGGATATCTCAGATACAAGGCGATGAAAGGGGCACTGTATTTTTCACCGCTGTTCCGAATGCTCGGTAAGAAACTGACAGGAAAAATTGCAAATTTAATACCGCATACTGAAACTGCAGTAGGAAAAAACATATTCAGGTACATCTCACGTTTCATTCAAGGTCTGCCGAACCGGGCTGCAACGAGAAACATACAGTGGCACTGTTATTTTACAAACGAGATAAAAGAAAATTTATATACTGACAATATGAAAAAAAATTTGTATAATAATGCATATAAATATCTGACAGAAATATTTGAAAACGCACCTGCCAAAAATATTATGGATAGAACTTTTTATACCGATATAAAAGCGTATCTGCCCGAATGTCTTCTGGTGAAAATGGATATCGCATCTATGGCAAATTCACTTGAAGCAAGAAGCCCGTTTTTAGACCATAAAGTGTTGGAATTTTCGGCATCGCTACCTTCATCTTGGAAACTTCACGGCTTGACAACAAAATATATCCTTAAAAAATCGTTTAACGATTTTTTACCAAAAGAGATTTTACACAGGAGCAAAATGGGATTCGGCATTCCTATCGGGAAATGGTTCAGAACCGAATGGAAAAATTATTTCAAAGAAATGGTTTTATCAGACAAATCAATAAATCGCGGATATTTTCAGAGGGAAGTTATAGAACAAATGTTCTATGAACATATTTCCGGCAAACGAGACCACGGTTATCGTATGTGGGCACTGTTGATGCTTGAATTATGGCACAGAGTTTACATAGATAAAGTATTGGGGAAAAAATAA